A portion of the Pelodiscus sinensis isolate JC-2024 chromosome 20, ASM4963464v1, whole genome shotgun sequence genome contains these proteins:
- the TTYH2 gene encoding protein tweety homolog 2, whose product MALPAARADYLAPWWAAWLHRFPHVDLRLQPVPSAFRPQQPDYQQSLLFLGLVAAVGLGLNLLFLTIYLICLCGCKRDEESETKRPSSCCITWTAVVAGLICCAAVGIGFYGNSETNDGVYQLIYALDNANHTLSGIDTLVSGTTAQMKEGLEEHLARLNEIFAARGDYVQTLRFLQQMAGNIVLQLSGLPVWQDVSVDLAAVAGQVGYVEYYRWLSYLLLFILDLIICLIACLGLAKRSRCLLTTMLCCGLLTLVLSWASLAVDTSAAVGTSDFCVAPDKFIMNLTQGDLSAEVVHYYLYCSQSLSNPFQQALTIYQRSLTTMQIQIQGLLQFAVPLFPTARKDLLGIQQLLNSSETSLHQLTAMLDCRGLHKDYLDGLMGICYDGVEGLLYLALFSLLAAMSFSTLICATPRAWKHLAGRDRDYDDIDEEDPFNPQARRIATHNPTRGQLRSFCSYSSSLGSQASLHPPAQTVSNAPVSEYMNQAALFGGNPRYENVPLIGRGSPPPTYSPSMRATYLSVNDEHIRHYGNEFPA is encoded by the exons TCCCTGCTCTTCCTGGGCCTGGTGGCTGCCGTCGGCCTCGGCCTCAACCTGCTCTTCCTCACCATCTACCTGATCTGCCTGTGCGGCTGCAAGCGGGATGAGGAGTCGGAGACCAAGcggcccagctcctgctgcatcACCTGGACGGCCGTGGTGGCTGGTCTCATCTGCTG CGCTGCGGTCGGCATCGGCTTCTACGGGAACAGCGAGACCAACGACGGGGTGTACCAGCTGATCTATGCCCTGGACAACGCCAACCACACCCTCTCGGGGATCGACACGCTG GTCTCTGGCACCACGGCGCAGATgaaggaggggctggaggagcaccTGGCGCGGCTGAACGAGATCTTCGCCGCGCGGGGCGACTACGTGCAGACCCTGCGCTTCCTGCAGCAGATGGCCGGCAACATCGTCCTGCAGCTCTCGGGGCTGCCGGTCTGGCAGGACGTGAGCGTCGACCTGGCGGCGGTGGCCGGCCAGGTGGGCTACGTGGAGTATTACAG gTGGCTCTCCTACCTCCTGCTCTTCATCCTGGACCTGATCATCTGCCTCATCGCCTGCCTGGGACTGGCCAAGCGCTCCCGGTGCCTGCTGACCAC gATGCTGTGCTGCGGGCTGCTGACGCTCGTCCTCAGCTGGGCCTCCCTGGCGGTGGACACCTCCGCGGCCGTG GGCACCAGCGATTTCTGCGTGGCCCCGGACAAGTTCATCATGAACCTAACGCAGGGCGACCTCAGTGCAG AAGTGGTTCACTACTACCTGTACTGCAGCCAGAGCCTGAGCAACCCCTTCCAGCAG GCCCTGACCATCTACCAGCGCTCGCTCACCACCATGCAGATTCAGATCCAGGGCCTGTTGCAGTTTGCGGTGCCTCTCTTCCCCACGGCCAGG AAAGACCTGCTCGGAATCCAGCAGCTGCTGAACTCGTCGGAGACCAGCCTGCACCAGCTGACGGCCATGCTGGACTGCCGGGGCCTGCACAAG GATTACCTGGACGGGCTGATGGGCATCTGCTACGACGGGGTGGAAGGCTTGCTCTACCTGGCCTTGTTCTCTCTGCTGGCGGCCATGTCCTTCTCCACTCTCATCTGCGCCACGCCGCGGGCCTGGAAGCACTTGGCTGGCAG GGACCGGGATTACGACGACATCGACGAGGAAGACCCCTTCAACCCGCAGGCCCGCCGCATCGCCACCCACAACCCCACCCGCGGGCAGCTCCGCAGCTTctgcagctacagcagcagcctgggcagccAGGCCAGCCTGCACCCGCCGGCACAGACCGTCTCCAATGCCCCGGTGTCTGAGTACAT GAACCAGGCTGCGCTCTTTGGTGGAAACCCGCGCTATGAAAACGTCCCGTTGATTGGAAGAGGCTCTCCTCCCCCTACG tATTCTCCCAGCATGCGAGCCACGTATCTTTCTGTCAACGATGAGCATATAAGACATTACGGCAATGAATTTCCAGCCTAA